From the genome of Haloterrigena sp. KLK7, one region includes:
- the leuS gene encoding leucine--tRNA ligase — MTTHYDHAQVQEFWQYVWERDDVYALPADADDPTYVLGMFPYTSGTLHMGHVRNYAITDAYARYRRMQGDDVLHPMGWDAFGLPAENAAFERKTDPESWTQACIRRMRDELETMGFGYDWSREITTCEPDYYRWNQWFFKRFYEEGLVEYEGASVNWCPDCETVLAAAQVDEREVERSETSDGASGDVERVCWRCETPVGRRELDQWFFTITDYAEELHEGLDDLEGWPDGVREIQRNWIGRQEGARITFEVSGSETDATDAVEVFSTRPETVYGATYLAVSPGHDLADELAATDDAVADYVADVRERDPSEVGFSGVETDATATHPLTGEELPVYVAGYVLEDVGTGAVMGVPAHNERDHAFALEHDLPIEGVIAPKDASVDVDLEAGAYTGSGILEDSGEYSGLESESARERLLEEVAAIEADVTYRLRDWLISRQRYWGTPIPIVHCDDCGRVPVPDEDLPIELPEFVRTTGNPLDAAEEWKRTSCPDCGGPAERETDTMDTFVDSSWYFLRFLSPGLEDAPFDTERADEWLPVDVYVGGEEHAILHLLYTRFFTKALADIGLLEGREPIRELKSQGTVLYDGEKMSSSKGNVVAPQEYGAETTRLFVLSAAHPEQDFEWTANNVRGAYELQQTLYGMASAFVEEGDTRVKRRPHDGYLAREIDRTIVAVTDEYERFRFHRAATEIRELAQLLRRYRAYDRPHGEVYRRGLLTLSALIAPMAPHLGEECWNKLRGEGLVVEADWPTPENDVADYRRERRLVETTLADVRDIVDTAAIDDPERIDLVVAQDWKYETIRLLRDDVDDSIETADTDSLVDRVLEAGLAVDRETVAPFVADLLERGDHTDLEAVSDAASERAILERSAWLVTDEFDADVTVRQASDGDELAGTARPGKPAIHIR; from the coding sequence ATGACGACTCACTACGATCACGCGCAGGTCCAGGAGTTCTGGCAGTACGTCTGGGAGCGCGACGACGTCTACGCGCTCCCCGCGGACGCCGACGACCCCACGTACGTCTTGGGGATGTTCCCCTATACGTCGGGGACGCTCCACATGGGCCACGTGCGCAACTACGCGATCACCGACGCTTACGCGCGCTACCGGCGGATGCAGGGCGACGACGTGCTCCATCCGATGGGCTGGGACGCCTTCGGCCTGCCCGCCGAAAACGCCGCGTTCGAGCGCAAGACCGACCCCGAGTCCTGGACGCAGGCGTGTATCCGCCGGATGCGCGACGAACTCGAGACGATGGGCTTCGGCTACGACTGGTCCCGGGAGATCACCACCTGCGAGCCCGACTACTACCGGTGGAACCAGTGGTTCTTCAAGCGCTTCTACGAGGAGGGCCTCGTCGAGTACGAGGGGGCGTCGGTCAACTGGTGTCCCGACTGCGAGACCGTCCTCGCCGCGGCGCAAGTAGACGAGCGCGAGGTCGAGCGCAGCGAGACCTCGGACGGAGCGAGCGGCGACGTGGAGCGGGTCTGCTGGCGCTGCGAGACGCCCGTCGGCCGACGCGAACTCGATCAATGGTTCTTCACGATCACCGACTACGCCGAGGAGCTCCACGAGGGGTTAGACGACCTCGAGGGCTGGCCCGACGGCGTTCGCGAGATCCAGCGCAACTGGATCGGGCGACAGGAGGGCGCCCGGATTACGTTCGAAGTCTCCGGATCTGAGACCGACGCCACCGACGCCGTCGAGGTCTTCAGCACCCGCCCGGAGACGGTCTACGGCGCGACCTACCTCGCCGTCTCGCCGGGTCACGACCTCGCCGACGAACTCGCCGCAACCGACGACGCCGTCGCCGACTACGTCGCGGACGTCCGCGAGCGCGATCCGAGCGAGGTCGGCTTCTCGGGCGTCGAGACCGACGCGACCGCGACCCATCCGCTCACCGGCGAGGAACTCCCGGTCTACGTCGCCGGCTACGTCCTCGAGGACGTCGGCACCGGCGCCGTGATGGGCGTCCCCGCGCACAACGAGCGCGACCACGCGTTCGCGCTCGAGCACGACCTCCCGATCGAGGGCGTGATCGCGCCGAAGGACGCGAGCGTCGACGTCGACCTCGAGGCGGGCGCGTACACGGGCTCGGGAATCCTCGAGGACAGCGGCGAGTACAGCGGCCTCGAGAGCGAGAGCGCTCGGGAACGACTCCTCGAGGAGGTCGCGGCGATCGAGGCGGACGTCACCTACCGGCTGCGCGACTGGCTGATCTCCCGGCAGCGCTACTGGGGGACGCCGATCCCGATCGTCCACTGCGACGACTGTGGCCGCGTGCCGGTGCCCGACGAGGACCTGCCCATCGAGCTCCCGGAGTTCGTCCGGACGACGGGGAACCCGCTCGACGCCGCCGAGGAGTGGAAGCGAACGTCCTGTCCCGACTGCGGCGGGCCCGCCGAGCGGGAGACGGACACGATGGACACCTTCGTCGACTCCTCGTGGTACTTCCTGCGCTTCCTCTCGCCCGGCCTCGAGGACGCGCCGTTCGACACCGAGCGGGCCGACGAGTGGCTCCCGGTCGACGTCTACGTCGGCGGCGAGGAACACGCCATTCTCCACCTGCTCTACACGCGCTTCTTCACGAAGGCGCTGGCCGATATCGGGCTGCTCGAGGGGCGCGAGCCGATTCGGGAACTCAAGAGCCAGGGGACGGTGCTGTACGACGGCGAGAAGATGTCGAGTTCGAAGGGCAACGTCGTCGCGCCACAGGAGTACGGCGCGGAGACGACGCGGCTGTTCGTCCTCTCGGCGGCCCACCCCGAACAGGACTTCGAGTGGACCGCGAACAACGTCCGCGGCGCCTACGAGCTCCAGCAGACCCTCTACGGGATGGCCTCGGCGTTCGTCGAGGAGGGCGACACGCGCGTCAAGCGACGGCCCCACGACGGCTACCTCGCGCGCGAGATCGACCGCACGATCGTCGCGGTCACCGACGAGTACGAGCGGTTCCGCTTCCACCGGGCCGCCACCGAGATCCGGGAACTGGCGCAACTCCTCCGGCGCTACCGGGCGTACGACCGACCCCACGGCGAGGTCTATCGGCGAGGACTGCTGACGCTTTCGGCGTTGATCGCGCCGATGGCGCCCCACCTCGGCGAGGAGTGCTGGAACAAGCTCCGCGGCGAGGGACTGGTCGTCGAGGCCGACTGGCCGACCCCCGAGAACGACGTCGCGGACTATCGCCGCGAGCGCCGGCTGGTCGAGACGACGCTCGCCGACGTCCGGGACATCGTCGACACCGCGGCGATCGACGACCCCGAACGGATCGATCTCGTCGTCGCCCAGGACTGGAAGTACGAGACGATACGGCTGCTCCGCGACGACGTCGACGACTCGATCGAGACGGCCGACACCGATTCGCTCGTCGACCGCGTCCTCGAGGCCGGGCTCGCGGTCGACCGCGAGACCGTCGCCCCGTTCGTCGCCGACCTGCTCGAGCGCGGCGATCACACGGATCTCGAGGCGGTCTCCGACGCCGCGTCGGAACGGGCGATCCTCGAGCGGAGCGCCTGGCTGGTCACCGACGAGTTCGACGCCGACGTCACCGTTCGCCAGGCGAGCGACGGTGACGAACTGGCGGGGACCGCGCGGCCGGGCAAGCCCGCGATCCATATCCGGTAA
- a CDS encoding MFS transporter: MRADDGSSAEEGPSAVREAASSESGVYRGWYVVAGGFVGAFVVFGLSYAFGVFLEPIQRDLGLSRSGVSVIFSLQTVVIYVAAALLGVLADRFGVRRLLSAGAVVLAIGGVWTSRANGYAGLLVAYGVCTAIGLGAIYVVSYATVPRWFDRRRGLATGIATAGLGIGMVATAPAASALVAAIGWRVAILALVLAAAAAVAAVAPLFADDPASSDAPVDVEREFPDGVANREPPDWATYRRELSAVALSRPFLLLFAGWVLTYATLYVVLVHVVAYASDAGLGDGTGAIAIAVVGATTAIARIGIGGLADRLGRVRTFVACSAVMGLSTLGLPFAGSAVGLYAVAVVFGVAYGGNGALLSPLTVDLFGSANPNAIFGLVSLSFAVSGLLAPWIAGLAYDLAGTYTPAFVGAGLAGLVGSALIAAAAADA; the protein is encoded by the coding sequence ATGCGAGCCGACGACGGGTCGTCCGCCGAGGAGGGGCCAAGCGCCGTCCGCGAGGCCGCCTCGAGCGAGTCCGGGGTCTACCGCGGCTGGTACGTCGTCGCCGGCGGGTTCGTCGGCGCGTTCGTCGTCTTCGGGCTCTCCTACGCGTTCGGCGTCTTCCTCGAGCCGATCCAGCGGGACCTCGGCCTCTCGCGGTCGGGCGTCTCCGTTATCTTCTCCCTGCAGACGGTCGTGATCTACGTCGCCGCGGCGCTGCTGGGCGTCCTCGCGGACCGGTTCGGCGTGCGACGGCTGCTGAGCGCCGGCGCGGTCGTCCTCGCGATCGGCGGCGTCTGGACGAGTCGCGCGAACGGCTACGCCGGCCTCCTCGTCGCCTACGGCGTCTGTACGGCGATCGGGCTCGGCGCGATCTACGTCGTCTCGTACGCGACCGTCCCGCGGTGGTTCGACCGCCGCCGGGGCCTCGCGACCGGGATCGCGACCGCCGGACTCGGGATCGGGATGGTCGCGACGGCGCCCGCCGCGAGCGCGCTCGTGGCCGCGATAGGGTGGCGGGTCGCGATCCTCGCGCTCGTCCTCGCCGCGGCCGCCGCCGTCGCCGCCGTGGCGCCGCTGTTCGCCGACGATCCGGCCTCGAGCGACGCGCCCGTCGACGTCGAGCGGGAATTTCCCGACGGGGTGGCGAATCGCGAGCCGCCCGACTGGGCGACGTACCGACGCGAACTCTCCGCAGTCGCGCTCTCTCGACCGTTCCTGTTGCTGTTCGCGGGCTGGGTACTCACTTACGCGACGCTGTACGTCGTGCTCGTTCACGTCGTCGCCTACGCGAGCGACGCCGGCCTCGGCGACGGAACGGGCGCGATCGCCATCGCCGTCGTCGGGGCGACCACTGCCATCGCACGGATCGGGATCGGCGGACTCGCCGATCGGCTGGGCCGCGTCCGGACGTTCGTCGCGTGTTCGGCCGTCATGGGCCTCTCGACCCTGGGGCTCCCGTTCGCCGGGTCCGCGGTCGGCCTGTACGCCGTCGCCGTCGTCTTCGGCGTCGCCTACGGCGGCAACGGCGCGTTGCTCTCCCCGCTCACGGTCGATCTCTTCGGGTCGGCGAACCCGAACGCGATCTTCGGACTCGTCTCGCTTTCGTTCGCCGTCTCGGGGCTGCTCGCGCCGTGGATCGCCGGCCTCGCGTACGATCTCGCGGGGACGTACACGCCGGCGTTCGTCGGCGCGGGACTCGCGGGGCTGGTCGGGTCGGCGCTGATCGCGGCCGCGGCCGCAGACGCGTGA
- a CDS encoding PPOX class F420-dependent oxidoreductase, which yields MGAFETHSGRIPESHRDILEKRSFGHIATLGSDGHPHSSPVWVDHDDGEAVLINTVRGRTKERNVRADPKVSISITDPDDPYRYVSVRGSATLTEDGADEHIDELARQYLDVEEYPHHDEEDDPRVIVRIPAEHVVARGREYE from the coding sequence ATGGGAGCGTTCGAAACGCACAGCGGACGGATCCCCGAATCGCACCGCGACATCCTCGAGAAGCGATCGTTCGGCCACATCGCGACGCTCGGCTCGGACGGCCACCCGCACAGCAGTCCCGTCTGGGTGGACCACGACGACGGCGAGGCCGTGCTGATCAACACGGTCCGCGGCCGCACCAAGGAGCGAAACGTTCGAGCGGACCCGAAGGTCTCGATCTCGATCACCGATCCCGACGACCCGTACCGTTACGTCTCCGTTCGCGGCAGCGCAACGCTCACGGAGGACGGAGCCGACGAGCACATCGACGAGCTGGCCCGCCAGTACCTCGACGTCGAGGAGTATCCGCACCACGACGAGGAGGACGACCCGCGCGTCATCGTTCGGATTCCCGCCGAGCACGTCGTCGCCCGCGGACGCGAGTACGAATAG
- a CDS encoding TIGR00366 family protein yields MSGRSEPAARGTVIERAGEAIADVVERWMPSPFLFAIILSYVVFVVGMIVEGQGPTEMVGFWYDGFWAFLEFAMQMVLIIMTGFVIAYHPRVNDALQWLATLPNSGRQAVVLVGVVSMTLAWIHWGLSLVVGAIFAREMGKAAYQRGIDVHYPLLCVAGYMGLGLTWHWGLSGSAPLLLATPGNEFIELGVVEDTVGTSATVFSTYALALTALSIAYAAVVLYLLSPSPTRSRDISAYVSEDALLERGSAAETTTDDADDLAVDGGTTASASDSGGSDDTGDGPLPAERIDNSRLLGGLIALTGVAVIAWEFYSQGLDALTLNVLNFAFLFVGLAIYTRPMAYRDRFGEASEAAAGIILLFPFFAGIQGMMAGSGLAETIAAGLLAISTPETFPVVAWITGAIVNFFVPSGGGEWIVLGPSVLEAAHELGLETGHATIAYAVGDAHTNLANPFWALPLLAITDIRAREMFGYAVAMLLALIPFLAIALYVIPY; encoded by the coding sequence ATGTCCGGGAGATCGGAACCGGCGGCACGTGGGACCGTCATCGAGCGAGCGGGGGAGGCGATCGCGGACGTCGTCGAACGGTGGATGCCCAGTCCGTTCCTGTTCGCGATCATCCTGTCGTACGTCGTCTTCGTCGTCGGTATGATCGTCGAGGGACAGGGACCGACGGAGATGGTGGGCTTCTGGTACGACGGGTTCTGGGCGTTCCTCGAGTTCGCGATGCAGATGGTGTTGATCATCATGACCGGGTTCGTAATCGCGTACCATCCGCGGGTCAACGACGCGCTCCAGTGGCTGGCGACGCTGCCGAACAGCGGTCGGCAGGCGGTCGTCCTCGTCGGCGTCGTTTCGATGACGCTGGCCTGGATCCACTGGGGACTCAGCCTCGTGGTCGGCGCCATCTTCGCTCGAGAGATGGGGAAGGCCGCGTATCAACGGGGTATCGACGTCCACTACCCGCTGCTCTGCGTGGCCGGCTACATGGGACTCGGGCTCACGTGGCACTGGGGGCTGTCCGGCTCGGCGCCGCTCCTGCTGGCGACGCCGGGCAACGAGTTCATCGAACTCGGCGTGGTCGAGGACACCGTCGGGACGTCCGCGACGGTCTTCAGCACGTACGCGCTGGCGCTCACCGCGCTGTCGATCGCCTACGCGGCGGTCGTCCTCTACCTGCTGTCGCCGTCGCCGACGCGCTCGCGGGACATCTCGGCGTACGTCTCCGAGGACGCGCTGCTCGAGCGGGGGTCGGCGGCCGAAACGACGACCGACGACGCGGACGATCTGGCGGTCGACGGGGGGACGACTGCGTCCGCGTCGGATTCGGGCGGAAGCGACGACACCGGCGACGGTCCGCTCCCGGCCGAGCGGATCGACAACAGTCGACTGCTCGGGGGCCTCATCGCGCTGACCGGCGTCGCGGTGATCGCCTGGGAGTTCTACTCGCAGGGGCTCGACGCGCTGACGCTGAACGTCCTGAACTTCGCGTTCCTGTTCGTCGGGCTGGCGATCTACACGCGCCCGATGGCCTACCGGGACCGGTTCGGCGAGGCGTCGGAGGCCGCCGCCGGCATCATCCTGCTGTTCCCCTTCTTCGCGGGCATTCAGGGGATGATGGCCGGCTCCGGCCTCGCGGAAACGATCGCCGCCGGACTGCTCGCGATCTCGACCCCCGAGACGTTCCCGGTGGTCGCCTGGATCACCGGCGCGATCGTCAACTTCTTCGTCCCCTCGGGCGGCGGCGAGTGGATCGTCCTCGGGCCGTCGGTGCTCGAGGCCGCCCACGAACTCGGTCTCGAGACCGGTCACGCGACGATCGCCTACGCCGTCGGCGACGCCCACACCAATCTGGCGAACCCGTTCTGGGCGCTCCCGCTGCTGGCGATCACGGACATCCGGGCCCGCGAGATGTTCGGGTACGCCGTCGCGATGCTGCTCGCGCTGATCCCCTTCCTGGCGATCGCGCTGTACGTGATTCCCTACTGA
- a CDS encoding aldehyde dehydrogenase family protein: MSQQATEQVYGHYIGGEWTDGSDDTFESRNPATGETLATFQRGTEDDVDAALEAAEDAFEEWRELSYIDRAEYLWDIYHELRDRHEELGEIVTKECGKEISEGKADVTEAWHMVEWAAGNARHPHGDVVPSEIGSKDAYMRRKPRGVVGCITPWNFPVAIPFWHMAIALVEGNTVVWKPAEQTPWCGQIIAEMMDDSGIPDGVFNMIQGYGDAGAAITDDGRVDTVLFTGSAEVGHEIAGKVGNEPGKLAACEMGGKNGIVITDEADLDIAVHSAVMSSFKTTGQRCVSSERLIVHSDIYDEFKERFVDVAEKIAVGDPLEEDTFMGPAIEPDHVEKIRQHNELAREEGAEVLVDRFELGDDEIPDGHEDGNWVGPFVYEVDYDDDDELRCLQEECFGPHVALLEYEGDIERGLEIHNDTPYGLAGAIISEDYRQLNAFRDRADLGLAYANLPCIGAEVQLPFGGVKKSGNGYPSAREAIEAVTERTAWTMNNSKDIEMAQGLSADITTSED, translated from the coding sequence ATGAGCCAGCAAGCGACCGAGCAGGTGTACGGCCACTACATCGGCGGCGAGTGGACTGACGGATCCGACGACACGTTCGAGAGCCGAAACCCGGCCACCGGCGAGACGCTGGCGACGTTCCAGCGCGGGACAGAGGACGACGTCGACGCCGCCCTCGAGGCCGCGGAAGACGCCTTCGAGGAGTGGCGCGAACTGTCGTATATCGACCGCGCGGAGTACCTCTGGGACATCTACCACGAGCTCCGCGATCGCCACGAGGAGCTGGGCGAAATCGTCACCAAGGAGTGCGGCAAGGAGATCTCGGAGGGGAAGGCCGACGTGACCGAAGCGTGGCACATGGTCGAGTGGGCGGCGGGCAACGCGCGCCACCCCCACGGCGACGTGGTGCCGAGCGAGATCGGCAGCAAGGACGCCTACATGCGCCGCAAACCGCGGGGCGTCGTCGGCTGTATCACGCCGTGGAACTTCCCCGTCGCGATCCCCTTCTGGCACATGGCGATCGCCCTCGTGGAGGGTAACACGGTCGTCTGGAAGCCCGCCGAGCAGACGCCGTGGTGCGGCCAGATCATCGCCGAGATGATGGACGATTCCGGGATCCCCGACGGCGTCTTCAACATGATCCAGGGCTACGGCGACGCCGGCGCGGCGATCACCGACGACGGCCGCGTCGACACGGTCCTCTTTACGGGCTCGGCGGAGGTCGGCCACGAGATCGCCGGCAAGGTCGGCAACGAGCCCGGCAAACTCGCGGCCTGCGAGATGGGCGGCAAGAACGGGATCGTCATCACCGACGAAGCGGACCTGGACATCGCCGTCCACTCGGCCGTGATGAGCTCGTTCAAGACCACCGGGCAGCGCTGCGTCTCGAGCGAACGCCTGATCGTCCACTCGGACATCTACGACGAGTTCAAGGAGCGGTTCGTCGACGTCGCCGAGAAGATCGCGGTCGGCGACCCGCTCGAGGAGGACACGTTCATGGGGCCGGCGATCGAGCCCGATCACGTCGAGAAGATCCGCCAGCACAACGAACTGGCCCGGGAGGAGGGCGCCGAGGTGCTCGTCGATCGGTTCGAACTCGGGGACGACGAGATTCCCGACGGCCACGAGGACGGCAACTGGGTCGGGCCGTTCGTCTACGAGGTCGACTACGACGACGACGACGAGCTGCGCTGTCTGCAGGAGGAGTGTTTCGGCCCCCACGTCGCCCTGCTCGAGTACGAGGGCGACATCGAACGGGGCCTCGAGATCCACAACGACACCCCCTACGGGCTGGCGGGCGCGATCATCTCCGAGGACTACCGCCAGCTCAACGCCTTCCGCGACCGGGCCGACCTCGGCCTCGCGTACGCGAACCTCCCGTGTATCGGCGCGGAGGTCCAGTTGCCCTTCGGCGGCGTCAAGAAGTCCGGCAACGGCTATCCGAGCGCGCGCGAGGCCATCGAGGCCGTCACCGAGCGCACGGCGTGGACGATGAACAACTCGAAGGACATTGAGATGGCCCAGGGGCTGTCGGCCGATATCACGACCTCCGAGGACTAG
- a CDS encoding ABC transporter permease, whose translation MTRVGRVRAATGAGWRSFVRRRTAVFFTFFFPVILIAIFGALVQTDPTGGGLFTEPAAYYVPGYLAVVVLFTPLSRMGSEVARHREGNRFEKLATTPLTRAEWLLAQTVVNAAIIGLASLLILALVVVMTGAEIAFSPLLVPYVLVGVVAFCGVGAMLGSYTDSQDGAVAASNAIGLPLLFLSETFVSLEQLPGWFEPLVNLSPLTYFARGVRAATYPEADVAGIAGVDPALSNLAVLTVVAVVAFALGARSIPRTD comes from the coding sequence GTGACTCGAGTCGGTCGCGTCCGCGCGGCGACGGGCGCGGGCTGGCGGTCGTTCGTCCGCCGTCGGACGGCGGTCTTCTTCACGTTCTTCTTCCCGGTGATCCTGATCGCCATCTTCGGCGCGCTCGTCCAGACCGATCCGACCGGCGGCGGGCTGTTCACGGAGCCAGCGGCCTACTACGTGCCGGGCTATCTCGCTGTCGTCGTCCTCTTCACGCCGCTGTCGCGGATGGGCAGCGAGGTGGCGCGCCACCGCGAGGGCAACCGCTTCGAGAAGCTGGCGACGACGCCGCTGACCCGCGCGGAGTGGCTGCTCGCCCAGACCGTCGTCAACGCCGCGATCATCGGTCTCGCGAGCCTGCTGATCCTCGCGCTGGTGGTCGTCATGACGGGCGCCGAGATCGCGTTCTCGCCGCTGTTGGTCCCCTACGTCCTCGTCGGCGTCGTCGCCTTCTGCGGCGTCGGCGCGATGCTTGGCAGCTACACCGACTCCCAGGACGGCGCCGTCGCCGCCAGCAACGCCATCGGTCTCCCGCTGCTCTTCCTCTCGGAGACGTTCGTCTCGCTCGAGCAACTGCCCGGCTGGTTCGAGCCGCTGGTGAACCTCTCGCCGCTGACCTACTTCGCTCGCGGCGTCCGGGCGGCGACCTACCCCGAGGCGGACGTCGCCGGAATCGCCGGCGTCGATCCGGCGCTGTCGAACCTCGCCGTGCTGACGGTCGTCGCCGTCGTCGCGTTCGCGCTCGGCGCGCGGTCGATCCCGCGGACGGACTGA
- a CDS encoding J domain-containing protein → MESHYEVLGLSPTADEREVRRAYRTLLKRHHPDQGGSRERFLRIKEAYEALVGERPPTDPESDGGGAPRSAEPTVPEASDPTYDPDAVDVDEPGREALTVAGERLRLTLSGLVQRVSLERLVDGVPAATDRTVAFFRVRNTGSTAIAWDGAANASFIGDDGFLYQGSNIASPHADRLPERWSVSATEIGPGRALDAVVIAGELPADVTVEQVVYTHRGTDEDGRDAETERYLFELRPLVRERLNRLPYRR, encoded by the coding sequence ATGGAGAGCCACTACGAGGTCCTCGGGCTCTCGCCGACCGCCGACGAACGCGAGGTGCGGCGAGCCTACAGGACGCTACTGAAGCGACACCATCCCGATCAGGGTGGCTCTCGAGAACGGTTTCTGCGGATCAAGGAGGCCTACGAGGCGCTCGTGGGCGAACGGCCGCCGACCGATCCGGAGTCGGACGGCGGCGGGGCCCCCCGATCCGCCGAGCCGACGGTCCCGGAGGCGAGCGATCCGACGTACGATCCGGACGCGGTCGACGTCGACGAGCCCGGACGCGAGGCCCTGACCGTCGCCGGCGAGCGCCTCCGCCTGACGCTCTCGGGGCTCGTCCAGCGCGTCTCCCTCGAGCGTCTCGTCGACGGCGTCCCGGCGGCGACCGACCGGACGGTCGCGTTCTTCCGCGTCCGGAACACGGGGTCGACGGCGATCGCCTGGGACGGAGCGGCGAACGCGAGCTTCATCGGCGACGACGGCTTCCTCTACCAGGGGTCGAACATCGCGTCGCCGCACGCGGATCGGCTGCCGGAACGATGGAGCGTCTCCGCGACCGAGATCGGCCCCGGTCGGGCGCTCGACGCCGTCGTCATCGCGGGGGAGCTCCCCGCGGACGTGACCGTCGAGCAGGTCGTGTACACCCACCGCGGGACCGACGAGGACGGACGAGACGCGGAGACCGAACGCTATCTCTTCGAACTGCGGCCGCTCGTCCGCGAGCGACTGAACCGCCTGCCGTACCGTCGCTAG
- a CDS encoding HalOD1 output domain-containing protein: MTEGDGDSVDTSCRRSPSRTVIEAVAEAEGIPPEELRPPTYASLHDVVDPEALNSLFEPRSNGTPRAGGEVSFPFCGYRVTVEADGSITLEETDDRIE, encoded by the coding sequence ATGACGGAGGGGGACGGCGATAGCGTCGACACCTCGTGTCGGAGGTCGCCAAGCCGGACAGTCATCGAGGCCGTCGCCGAGGCCGAGGGGATCCCGCCCGAGGAGCTCCGGCCGCCGACGTACGCATCGCTCCACGACGTCGTCGATCCGGAGGCGCTGAATTCGCTCTTCGAACCGCGATCGAACGGGACGCCCCGCGCCGGCGGCGAGGTCTCGTTTCCGTTCTGCGGCTACCGGGTCACCGTCGAGGCGGACGGATCGATAACGCTCGAGGAGACGGACGATCGGATCGAGTAG
- a CDS encoding pyridoxamine 5'-phosphate oxidase family protein: MQIRGSLSPTAIASFLEESTVPVRLSCRTPADHLWMCSLWYRLEETDAGADSSDRDGWRLQCATSASADVVSFLEADPEVAFEVSTNDPPYAGVRGRGTASIEPDPEKETLRTLLERYLDDTESGLARELLRDERDEVVLTVEPAVVYGWDFSDRMGDGAADSS, translated from the coding sequence ATGCAGATCCGCGGAAGCCTCTCGCCGACGGCGATCGCGTCGTTTCTCGAGGAGTCGACGGTTCCGGTTCGCCTCTCCTGTCGAACGCCCGCCGACCACCTCTGGATGTGCTCGCTGTGGTATCGTCTCGAGGAGACGGACGCGGGAGCCGACTCGAGCGACCGCGACGGCTGGCGACTCCAGTGTGCCACGTCGGCGTCCGCCGACGTCGTCTCGTTTCTCGAGGCCGATCCCGAGGTCGCGTTCGAAGTGTCGACGAACGACCCGCCGTACGCCGGCGTCAGGGGCCGCGGCACCGCGTCGATCGAGCCCGATCCCGAGAAGGAGACGCTCCGAACGCTCCTCGAGCGGTACCTCGACGACACGGAGTCGGGACTGGCTCGGGAGCTGTTGCGGGACGAACGCGACGAGGTGGTGCTCACCGTCGAGCCGGCGGTGGTGTACGGCTGGGACTTCTCGGATCGAATGGGCGACGGGGCCGCGGACTCGTCGTAG
- a CDS encoding DUF420 domain-containing protein: MATADARRRLRERPIGATIFLTIVGYALVIGTFVLDVPIYPDLSLEQVNLLTDLIAVNNAIATVVLAAGWYWIRAGETEKHRLAMITGFALILLFLVMYLLKVGGGGTKEFVGPQLIRYGYLIMLAIHILLSIVSVPVVLYALILGLTHTPAELRQTAHARIGRIAAGAWILSLVLGVVTNLMLNHIFGYEFAMVFAPLF, from the coding sequence ATGGCAACCGCCGACGCGAGACGACGGCTTCGAGAACGGCCGATCGGCGCCACGATCTTCCTGACGATCGTCGGCTACGCGCTCGTCATCGGGACCTTCGTCCTCGACGTCCCGATCTATCCCGACCTCAGCCTCGAGCAGGTGAACCTGCTCACGGACCTGATCGCGGTCAACAACGCGATCGCGACGGTGGTCCTGGCCGCGGGGTGGTACTGGATCCGGGCCGGCGAGACCGAGAAACACCGACTCGCGATGATCACCGGGTTCGCGCTGATCCTGCTGTTTCTGGTCATGTACCTCCTCAAGGTCGGCGGCGGCGGGACGAAGGAGTTCGTGGGGCCGCAACTGATCAGATACGGCTATCTGATCATGCTCGCGATCCACATCCTCCTCTCGATCGTCTCGGTCCCGGTCGTCCTGTACGCGCTGATCCTCGGCCTGACGCACACGCCCGCGGAACTGCGCCAGACGGCCCACGCGCGGATCGGCCGTATCGCCGCCGGCGCGTGGATCCTGAGTCTCGTGCTCGGGGTCGTCACCAATCTGATGCTCAACCACATCTTCGGCTACGAGTTCGCGATGGTGTTCGCCCCGCTGTTCTGA